A genomic stretch from Chitinophaga agri includes:
- the ureG gene encoding urease accessory protein UreG, giving the protein MQSRTYIKIGVAGPVGAGKTALIERLSRQLHQQYSLAVITNDIYTKEDAEFLMKNSLLPAERIIGVETGGCPHTAIREDASMNLEAVEEIATRFPDVELIFIESGGDNLSATFSPDLADVTIFVIDVAEGDKIPRKGGPGITRSDLLVINKTDLAPYVGASLEVMERDASRMRQGRPFVFTNLMTLDGLDAVIGWIRKYALLEAVEEPALLQ; this is encoded by the coding sequence ATGCAATCTCGTACATACATCAAGATCGGTGTGGCCGGACCTGTAGGCGCCGGTAAAACAGCACTGATAGAAAGACTCTCCAGACAGTTGCATCAGCAATATAGTCTGGCTGTGATCACAAATGATATCTACACAAAGGAAGATGCGGAATTTCTGATGAAGAACAGCCTTCTGCCTGCTGAAAGGATCATCGGTGTGGAGACAGGTGGATGCCCCCATACTGCCATCCGGGAAGACGCCAGTATGAACCTGGAAGCTGTGGAAGAAATAGCTACCCGGTTCCCGGACGTGGAACTCATTTTCATAGAAAGTGGTGGCGACAATCTATCTGCTACTTTTAGTCCTGATCTGGCTGATGTGACTATTTTCGTGATAGATGTAGCAGAGGGAGATAAGATCCCCCGCAAAGGAGGGCCGGGCATTACCCGTTCAGACCTCCTGGTGATCAATAAAACAGACCTGGCACCCTACGTAGGTGCAAGTCTCGAAGTGATGGAGCGTGATGCCAGCAGGATGCGTCAGGGCAGGCCCTTTGTTTTCACCAATCTGATGACACTGGACGGACTGGATGCAGTCATCGGCTGGATCAGGAAGTATGCCTTACTCGAAGCCGTAGAGGAGCCGGCATTGCTGCAATGA
- a CDS encoding urease accessory protein UreD: MTSELDIRAAVRGTHTYLQHSYFTKPFKVADISGSRSGDLHLTIMTASPGILDGDQYEISVHLQPETCVHLYTQAYQRIFQMEMGAKQRWQVRMEKGSSLYYLPHPSVPHERSIFDSASRIELEPDCRLLWGEIITCGRKLSGEIFRCDYFKNVLEVWCHGRLLFKDVTVLEPAIISPGATGQWEGYTHQASLLWYDAQQDIDAMATLIHNCLSSEEKIKAGVSRTAAGALLIRVLGNGGEQLYALFKRISLLTGQERKL, encoded by the coding sequence ATGACAAGTGAACTGGATATCAGGGCGGCGGTCAGGGGGACGCATACCTATCTGCAACACAGCTATTTTACCAAACCATTTAAAGTAGCCGATATCAGTGGTAGCCGGTCAGGCGACCTGCACCTGACAATAATGACAGCATCTCCGGGAATACTGGATGGTGATCAGTATGAGATCAGTGTACATCTGCAGCCGGAGACCTGTGTGCATTTGTATACGCAGGCATACCAGCGCATCTTTCAGATGGAAATGGGGGCAAAGCAACGATGGCAGGTGAGAATGGAAAAGGGCAGTAGCCTGTATTATCTGCCTCATCCCAGTGTACCGCATGAGCGGTCCATATTTGACAGTGCCAGCCGTATTGAACTGGAGCCGGATTGCCGCCTATTGTGGGGAGAGATCATTACGTGCGGAAGAAAGCTAAGCGGAGAGATATTTCGTTGTGACTATTTCAAAAATGTACTGGAAGTATGGTGCCATGGCCGGTTGTTGTTCAAGGATGTTACCGTGCTGGAACCAGCCATTATATCGCCTGGAGCAACAGGGCAGTGGGAAGGGTATACACATCAGGCATCACTGTTATGGTATGATGCACAGCAGGATATAGATGCAATGGCGACACTTATCCATAACTGCCTTTCATCCGAAGAAAAGATCAAAGCTGGTGTGTCGCGTACTGCCGCGGGAGCATTGTTGATCAGGGTGCTTGGCAATGGAGGAGAGCAGCTTTATGCACTATTTAAAAGGATATCCTTACTCACAGGACAGGAAAGAAAACTTTAA
- a CDS encoding urease accessory protein UreH domain-containing protein, giving the protein MNAALQLLITTAVTISFLHTVTGPDHYVPFIALSRVRGWSISKTVGWTLLCGAAHVGSSVLLGLLGIGLGWSLSKISGVEGVRGGLAGWALLTFGLLYTIWGLKRAWSNKVHKHFDVYDNGEIYVYEHKHGEIVYPQERMKVTPWIMLIIFGLGPCEPLIPLLTYPAAQHSAYGMCMLIGSFTLFTLLTMVGMVLLGYYGFSLLRISYLERYVHALGGVTILICGVGMVCLGW; this is encoded by the coding sequence ATGAATGCAGCATTGCAATTACTGATCACAACCGCTGTGACCATCAGTTTTTTGCACACGGTAACAGGCCCGGATCACTATGTGCCCTTCATCGCCCTGAGCAGGGTCAGGGGGTGGTCCATATCGAAGACGGTGGGTTGGACGCTGCTGTGCGGAGCCGCCCATGTGGGTAGCTCGGTGTTATTGGGGTTACTGGGTATCGGCCTGGGATGGTCACTGTCAAAGATCAGTGGTGTGGAAGGTGTGCGGGGAGGACTGGCAGGATGGGCCTTGCTGACTTTCGGGTTGTTGTATACTATCTGGGGATTGAAACGGGCCTGGAGTAACAAGGTCCACAAGCATTTTGACGTGTATGATAATGGCGAAATCTATGTTTATGAACATAAACACGGAGAGATTGTTTATCCACAGGAGCGGATGAAGGTCACGCCCTGGATTATGCTGATCATTTTCGGATTAGGTCCCTGTGAGCCACTGATCCCATTGCTGACCTACCCGGCGGCACAGCATTCAGCATATGGTATGTGTATGCTGATAGGCAGTTTTACACTGTTCACCCTACTGACCATGGTAGGGATGGTCTTATTAGGGTATTACGGCTTCTCGTTATTGAGAATCAGTTATTTGGAACGGTATGTGCATGCGCTGGGGGGAGTAACAATACTGATCTGTGGCGTGGGTATGGTATGCCTTGGCTGGTAA
- the gndA gene encoding NADP-dependent phosphogluconate dehydrogenase yields the protein MAQSVFDFGMIGLGVMGRNLLLNMADHGFSVIGFDKDSTKTGALESAATAGTTVKGVAELATMVQLLERPRKLMMLVPAGQPVDDVIESLIPLLEKGDVVIDGGNSHYTDTLRRVKYLREKGIHFMGIGVSGGEKGARTGPSIMPGGDKEAYEKVKPMLEAISAKVNGEPCVAYLGREGAGHYVKMVHNGIEYSIMQLISEAYALLKQAGLDNDQLHKVFKTWNEGDLQSFLIEITADIFLQKDDKTSARLLDVISDKAGSKGTGKWTSQDAMELPVAVPVIDTAVALRTISAYKDERVQAAALYKSPAAQLNTPVDTWIQQVHDALHFGIIISYAQGLAMLHQASKELQMEIPLPEAVKVWRGGCIIRSTLLEVYTQAYKAAPELPNILLDKNIAALVESAITNTRTVVAQAAQTGTAAAGIMSALAYFDAYRTERMPTNLVQAQRDYFGAHTYQRIDVPGSFHTVWGE from the coding sequence ATGGCACAAAGCGTATTCGATTTTGGCATGATTGGTCTTGGCGTAATGGGACGTAACCTGTTACTGAACATGGCTGATCATGGTTTTTCCGTTATTGGTTTTGATAAAGATAGTACCAAGACCGGGGCTCTGGAATCGGCTGCTACAGCTGGCACTACTGTAAAGGGAGTGGCAGAACTGGCAACCATGGTACAATTACTGGAGCGTCCGCGTAAGCTGATGATGTTGGTACCAGCCGGTCAGCCGGTGGATGATGTGATCGAATCATTGATCCCGCTGCTGGAAAAAGGTGATGTTGTGATTGACGGTGGTAACTCACATTATACAGATACATTACGCAGAGTAAAATACCTGCGTGAGAAAGGAATTCATTTCATGGGCATCGGCGTTTCCGGTGGTGAGAAAGGCGCCCGTACGGGACCAAGCATCATGCCGGGTGGTGACAAAGAAGCGTATGAAAAAGTAAAACCAATGCTGGAAGCTATTTCCGCGAAGGTAAATGGTGAACCTTGCGTAGCCTACCTGGGTAGGGAAGGTGCAGGTCACTATGTAAAGATGGTGCACAATGGTATCGAGTATTCCATCATGCAGCTGATCAGCGAAGCATATGCATTGCTGAAACAGGCAGGACTGGATAACGATCAGCTGCATAAAGTATTCAAGACCTGGAACGAAGGCGATCTTCAGTCTTTCCTGATCGAGATCACTGCTGATATCTTCCTGCAGAAAGATGACAAGACCAGCGCAAGACTGCTGGATGTTATCTCTGACAAAGCGGGTTCAAAAGGTACTGGTAAATGGACTTCACAGGATGCAATGGAACTGCCGGTAGCTGTTCCTGTAATTGATACCGCTGTGGCATTACGTACTATTTCTGCTTACAAGGATGAACGTGTACAGGCAGCTGCGTTATATAAATCTCCTGCTGCACAGCTGAATACGCCGGTTGATACCTGGATTCAGCAGGTACATGATGCATTACACTTTGGTATCATCATCAGTTATGCACAGGGTCTGGCGATGCTGCATCAGGCATCAAAAGAACTGCAGATGGAAATTCCTTTACCTGAAGCTGTGAAAGTATGGAGAGGCGGTTGTATCATCCGTTCTACCCTCCTGGAAGTATATACCCAGGCTTACAAAGCAGCACCTGAATTACCTAACATCCTCCTGGATAAGAATATTGCTGCTCTTGTAGAGAGTGCCATCACCAATACCCGTACCGTAGTGGCACAGGCCGCGCAAACAGGTACTGCCGCTGCAGGTATCATGTCAGCCCTGGCTTATTTTGATGCTTACCGTACAGAGCGTATGCCAACCAACCTGGTACAGGCACAACGCGATTACTTCGGTGCACATACCTATCAGCGTATAGATGTCCCTGGTAGTTTCCATACCGTTTGGGGTGAATAA
- the zwf gene encoding glucose-6-phosphate dehydrogenase: MQNHKRPPASIIFIFGGSGDLNYRKLSPALYNLFLDNYMPENFAIAGIGRSPYDNGAYRERLLDGIQKFSRRKGEQNGHWADFSQHITYLQMDAEDRAAYSAITDFVKAKEEEWGVHPNVIFYLSVAPQLMPAIAQKLGSLNLCSDKHSTRIVVEKPFGHDLQSAHELNELLLSMFSEEQIYRIDHYLGKETVQNLIALRFANALFEPLWNRNYIDHIQITASETVGLEGRGGYYENSGALRDMVQNHILQVMCMIAMEAPVSFDANEIRNKKVDVLNAIRKFTKDKIHENAVRGQYSAGWRQGKQMPGYREEKGVDPESATETYAAVKFYVDNWRWQGVPFYVRTGKNMHQKATNITLQFRQAPHYAFPAESAETWRPNRLTISIQPEMDIRIRFQAKRPGQSMELDPVEMVFNFDRQYGDDHAPEAYETLLLDVMEGDATLFMRADQVEAAWKVVMPILETWESRTPVDFPNYAPDSWGPEDADALIARDGHAWINLPK; this comes from the coding sequence ATGCAGAATCATAAACGTCCGCCTGCCTCCATCATCTTCATCTTCGGCGGTAGCGGCGACCTGAATTACAGAAAACTTTCGCCGGCTTTATACAACCTGTTCCTGGATAACTACATGCCGGAAAACTTTGCGATTGCCGGTATCGGTCGTAGTCCTTATGACAACGGCGCCTACAGAGAGCGTTTACTGGATGGTATCCAGAAGTTCTCCCGTCGTAAAGGAGAGCAGAACGGTCACTGGGCAGATTTCAGCCAGCATATAACCTATCTGCAGATGGATGCAGAAGACAGAGCAGCATACAGCGCCATCACTGATTTCGTGAAGGCAAAAGAAGAAGAGTGGGGTGTACATCCTAACGTGATCTTCTACCTGTCAGTAGCGCCTCAGCTGATGCCTGCTATCGCACAGAAACTCGGTAGCCTGAACCTGTGCAGTGATAAACACAGCACACGTATCGTTGTAGAGAAACCATTTGGTCATGACCTGCAAAGTGCGCATGAACTGAATGAACTGCTGTTAAGCATGTTCTCTGAAGAACAGATCTACCGTATTGACCACTACCTCGGTAAGGAAACCGTACAGAACCTCATCGCGCTGCGCTTTGCGAATGCGTTGTTTGAGCCTTTATGGAACCGTAACTATATAGATCATATACAGATCACCGCTTCTGAAACCGTAGGGCTGGAAGGCCGTGGCGGTTATTATGAGAACTCCGGTGCACTGCGTGATATGGTGCAGAACCACATCCTGCAGGTAATGTGTATGATCGCAATGGAAGCGCCTGTATCTTTTGATGCAAACGAGATCCGTAATAAGAAAGTAGATGTATTGAACGCTATCCGCAAATTCACCAAGGATAAGATCCATGAGAATGCGGTACGTGGCCAGTATTCTGCTGGCTGGAGACAGGGAAAACAGATGCCTGGTTACCGTGAGGAGAAAGGTGTTGATCCGGAATCTGCTACTGAAACATATGCAGCTGTTAAGTTCTATGTTGATAACTGGCGCTGGCAGGGCGTACCGTTCTACGTACGTACCGGTAAGAACATGCACCAGAAAGCGACCAACATCACCCTGCAGTTCCGCCAGGCACCACACTACGCGTTCCCTGCCGAATCAGCAGAGACATGGCGCCCAAACCGCCTGACCATCAGCATCCAGCCGGAAATGGATATCCGTATCCGCTTCCAGGCGAAACGCCCTGGCCAGAGCATGGAATTGGACCCGGTGGAAATGGTATTCAACTTCGATCGTCAGTATGGTGATGACCATGCTCCTGAAGCATATGAAACACTGCTGCTGGACGTAATGGAAGGCGATGCTACCCTGTTCATGCGTGCTGACCAGGTAGAAGCTGCCTGGAAAGTGGTAATGCCGATACTGGAAACATGGGAATCCCGCACACCGGTTGATTTCCCTAACTACGCTCCTGATTCCTGGGGTCCTGAAGATGCAGACGCCCTGATCGCAAGAGATGGACATGCCTGGATCAATCTACCTAAATAA
- the pgl gene encoding 6-phosphogluconolactonase, translating to MELHIAKNTQELSENLAAWISNYIQEVLQDQPIFTWALSGGSTPKALYTLLTKEPYKLMIPWNRIHFFWGDERAVPFEDERNNARMAYETLLDVVGVPSENINVMRTDIEPEAAAAEYEAILKKYFEEGDTTFDLVLLGMGDDGHTLSLFPGLPIVHEKKAWVKAFFLKAQDMFRITLTAPVVNEAACVVFMATGSGKALTLKSVIEGDFDAEKYPSQLIRPQEGELHWFVDEAAAGALEM from the coding sequence ATGGAATTACACATAGCTAAAAATACCCAGGAACTGAGTGAGAACCTGGCAGCCTGGATCAGTAACTACATCCAGGAAGTGTTACAGGACCAGCCTATCTTTACATGGGCCCTCTCCGGTGGTAGTACGCCTAAGGCATTATACACACTGCTCACAAAAGAACCCTATAAACTCATGATCCCCTGGAACAGGATACATTTCTTCTGGGGTGATGAAAGAGCGGTTCCTTTTGAAGACGAACGTAATAATGCCCGTATGGCTTATGAAACTCTGCTGGATGTAGTAGGGGTTCCTTCTGAAAATATCAATGTTATGCGCACTGATATTGAACCAGAAGCAGCAGCTGCGGAATATGAAGCGATCCTGAAAAAATACTTTGAGGAAGGAGATACCACTTTTGATCTCGTATTATTGGGCATGGGTGATGATGGACACACGCTGTCCCTCTTCCCTGGTTTACCAATCGTACACGAGAAGAAAGCATGGGTAAAAGCATTCTTCCTGAAAGCGCAGGATATGTTCCGTATCACGCTGACAGCTCCTGTGGTGAACGAAGCTGCCTGCGTTGTATTCATGGCTACCGGTAGCGGTAAAGCCCTGACGCTGAAGAGTGTAATAGAAGGTGACTTCGACGCTGAGAAATACCCTTCCCAGTTGATCCGTCCCCAGGAGGGTGAATTACACTGGTTCGTAGATGAAGCAGCCGCGGGTGCACTGGAAATGTAA
- a CDS encoding alpha-L-fucosidase — protein MKKIFLYAAALLLTSAPLAAQHYTADWASLNKRGIPAWFNQAKFGIFIHWGVYAVPSFAVVGPGGYSEWYWYQLDGANDDTHKKVRAFHDKNYGKDFSYQQFESQFKAELFDPAQWADVFKRSGAKYVVLTSKHHEGYCLWDNKQADSIWGRPWNAVTGTPKRDLLGDLTSEVRKAGLKMGYYYSLYEWFNPLWKKDKASYVKNVMTPQFKDLVTKYKPSVIFSDGEWEQSDTAWRSPELLAWLFNESPVNDEVVVDDRWGSNTRGNNNGATYLTSEYGSGMQPGVVWEESQGIGNSYGYNRMETVNDYKKSNDLVVLLVDIVSRGGNLLLDIGPTADGRIPVIMQQRLVDIGAWLEVNGEAIYNTTPWKETRQWSAGNRPPVKEASYMSDYNVAKMIKPSKEYAHIEMFFTKKDNALYCIATGYQPQLRIKDFAPAKQAKASILGSNKTISWKQQGKDCIVDLSGLRPGDLTGNLFVVKVR, from the coding sequence ATGAAAAAGATTTTCCTCTATGCAGCAGCATTACTATTAACTAGTGCGCCGCTGGCCGCTCAGCACTATACAGCTGACTGGGCTTCTCTTAATAAACGCGGTATACCGGCCTGGTTCAATCAGGCGAAATTTGGCATCTTCATCCACTGGGGAGTATATGCGGTACCTTCTTTTGCCGTGGTAGGGCCTGGTGGCTATTCCGAATGGTATTGGTATCAACTGGACGGCGCGAATGATGACACGCATAAGAAAGTGCGTGCATTCCATGATAAGAACTATGGGAAGGACTTCAGCTACCAGCAGTTTGAATCGCAGTTTAAAGCTGAATTATTCGATCCTGCACAATGGGCGGATGTATTCAAGCGCTCTGGTGCAAAGTACGTCGTGCTGACCTCTAAACACCATGAAGGTTATTGCCTGTGGGATAACAAACAGGCGGACTCCATATGGGGCCGACCCTGGAATGCGGTTACCGGTACACCTAAGCGAGACCTGCTGGGCGATCTGACCAGTGAAGTGAGAAAAGCAGGATTGAAAATGGGATACTATTATTCGCTGTACGAATGGTTTAACCCACTCTGGAAAAAAGATAAGGCGAGTTATGTAAAGAACGTCATGACTCCTCAGTTCAAAGACCTGGTTACAAAATATAAACCTTCTGTGATCTTCTCCGATGGAGAATGGGAACAGTCAGATACTGCATGGCGCAGCCCGGAGTTACTGGCCTGGCTGTTTAACGAGTCGCCTGTGAATGATGAGGTAGTGGTAGATGATCGCTGGGGCAGCAATACCCGGGGGAATAATAATGGTGCTACCTATCTTACTTCTGAATATGGAAGTGGGATGCAACCCGGTGTAGTATGGGAAGAAAGCCAGGGTATCGGCAATTCCTACGGCTACAACAGAATGGAAACAGTAAATGACTATAAGAAAAGTAATGACCTCGTAGTCCTCCTGGTGGATATCGTTTCCCGCGGTGGTAACCTGCTACTCGATATCGGCCCCACTGCTGATGGCAGGATACCTGTTATTATGCAGCAACGCCTGGTAGATATAGGCGCCTGGCTGGAAGTGAACGGAGAAGCCATCTATAATACAACGCCCTGGAAAGAGACCCGTCAGTGGAGTGCAGGTAACCGTCCGCCGGTAAAGGAAGCCAGTTATATGTCAGACTACAATGTTGCGAAGATGATCAAACCGTCCAAAGAATATGCGCACATTGAGATGTTCTTTACCAAAAAAGATAATGCCCTGTATTGTATTGCTACAGGTTATCAGCCGCAGCTGCGCATAAAGGACTTTGCACCTGCTAAGCAGGCAAAGGCTAGCATCCTTGGCAGCAATAAGACGATCTCCTGGAAGCAACAGGGTAAAGATTGTATCGTAGACCTGTCCGGACTGCGTCCGGGAGATCTGACAGGCAATCTGTTTGTCGTAAAGGTCCGGTAA
- a CDS encoding S8 family peptidase, giving the protein MNARLLTFASLMLVHLCICFQLSAQQRISIDSITVLYTDTTQTASPYYLVKFRSFPGHSLLSRHGLIRSLSGQHHVLKSAQFDSLETKLVEYALKANYNWKCSEQLVSEMSRVPEADSVRVQVSYAEDIRQLRYCRPFSISADYSVALAVVKKKDWALFMAQENVRFADRLRTPRTEVTISNALPSVNFINALHEQYPGLQGADHVVGLKEELFDSTDLDLLGKAVSSPLAAGKLNPHATMMATLIAGLGNSGPRGKGVAVKAKLSSSDYMRLLPDDNDYFKNGGISLQNHSYGTAIENYYGAEAVAYDQQVYTLDTLLHVFSSGNVGNTAPTSGTYKGITRYANLTGTFKQSKNVLVAGGIDTGYQVPLLSSKGPAFDGRIAPQLVAYGQAGTSDAAATTTGIATLVQEAYQQEYGRTPSAAMTKAILINSADDLYTPGPDHSSGYGIVNALGAIRTVKNRRLLGGEVNGGNTVSFPVTVPANTRQLKVTLTWTDPASTETAAKALVNDLDLSVIEEAGQIYLPWVLSTFPHADSLQAAAYKGRDTLNNTEQVTIDWPTAGATRIMVQAATLRSGNTQRFSLAYQLIPASSFEWQYPAAGEQLTSGKNISVRWRTLYAGDGALSFSIDSGATWTQVAADIPVAAGNIRWQVPDVFSKGLLRITTADTIWTSPYFTISPPVTVNVGFNCPDTLLVYWPAVNNAAAYDVLGLSGQTFSHITTTTDTLLFLPKTQLTSDFITVRPVHKDGWAVALSNSYNYDQQGIYCFFRQVLADVMEDNSVDISVTLSTLLRVRKIYWERMLGNDFVTISSQDVTTDERYIFKDHPEQSGLISYRIKLELTDGRIVYSDIQTVQLLFDRDFHLFPVPAGQQIMLLSSKFGDYRVRITDMAGRTLLKAPLTSVRQTYSLKGIAPGVYLFVIYEGAKKIAVKRFIKAAE; this is encoded by the coding sequence ATGAACGCCCGTTTGCTAACATTCGCTTCCCTGATGCTTGTTCACCTATGCATTTGTTTTCAGCTCTCCGCGCAGCAGCGTATTTCCATTGATAGTATTACCGTATTGTACACCGATACAACCCAGACTGCATCACCTTATTACCTGGTTAAATTCAGGTCTTTTCCCGGCCATTCACTGTTGTCCAGGCATGGACTGATACGCTCACTGAGCGGTCAGCATCACGTACTGAAAAGCGCACAGTTCGACTCCCTGGAGACGAAGCTTGTTGAGTATGCCCTTAAAGCGAATTATAACTGGAAATGCAGTGAGCAGCTGGTAAGTGAAATGAGCCGGGTGCCTGAAGCCGACAGCGTCCGTGTGCAGGTTTCCTATGCTGAAGATATTCGTCAGTTACGCTATTGCAGACCATTCAGTATATCTGCGGACTATTCCGTTGCGCTGGCAGTGGTGAAGAAAAAAGACTGGGCACTGTTCATGGCCCAGGAAAATGTGCGTTTTGCTGACCGGCTACGTACGCCACGTACAGAGGTGACCATCAGTAACGCGCTGCCTTCAGTGAATTTTATCAATGCATTACACGAGCAATATCCGGGACTACAGGGCGCTGATCACGTAGTAGGACTAAAAGAAGAATTATTTGATAGCACAGATCTTGACCTGCTGGGCAAAGCAGTGTCTTCGCCACTGGCCGCCGGCAAACTGAACCCGCACGCGACCATGATGGCCACACTTATTGCAGGACTGGGCAATAGTGGTCCACGTGGCAAAGGCGTTGCGGTAAAAGCAAAACTCAGTTCGTCTGACTATATGCGCCTGTTGCCAGATGACAATGACTATTTCAAAAATGGGGGTATCAGTCTGCAAAATCATTCCTACGGCACTGCCATTGAAAACTATTACGGTGCTGAAGCAGTGGCCTATGACCAGCAGGTCTATACACTGGATACGTTGCTGCATGTATTCTCCTCCGGCAATGTGGGTAACACCGCGCCCACCAGCGGTACCTACAAAGGCATTACCCGATATGCCAACCTGACCGGCACTTTCAAGCAATCCAAAAACGTACTGGTGGCAGGCGGCATCGATACTGGTTACCAGGTACCCCTGTTAAGCTCAAAGGGCCCCGCATTTGACGGCCGTATCGCTCCACAGCTCGTTGCCTATGGACAGGCCGGCACCTCGGATGCTGCTGCAACGACTACCGGTATTGCTACATTAGTACAGGAAGCCTATCAACAGGAATATGGACGCACACCGTCTGCCGCAATGACCAAAGCGATCCTGATCAATAGTGCAGATGATCTCTACACACCCGGTCCGGACCATAGCAGTGGTTATGGTATCGTGAATGCACTCGGAGCGATACGAACGGTGAAAAACAGACGTCTGCTTGGCGGAGAAGTAAATGGGGGAAATACAGTAAGTTTTCCGGTCACGGTTCCTGCAAATACCCGCCAGCTGAAAGTGACATTAACCTGGACCGATCCTGCTTCCACAGAAACGGCTGCGAAAGCGCTGGTCAATGACCTTGATCTCTCGGTTATTGAAGAAGCAGGCCAGATCTATCTTCCCTGGGTACTATCTACTTTTCCACATGCGGACTCCTTACAGGCAGCGGCTTACAAAGGCAGGGATACCCTGAATAACACCGAACAGGTGACTATAGACTGGCCTACAGCAGGTGCCACCCGTATCATGGTGCAGGCAGCTACATTGCGTTCAGGCAATACACAACGATTCTCACTAGCTTATCAGCTGATTCCCGCCTCATCTTTTGAATGGCAGTATCCGGCGGCCGGAGAACAACTTACTTCGGGCAAAAACATCTCTGTAAGGTGGCGCACGCTGTATGCTGGTGACGGAGCGCTGTCGTTCAGTATTGACAGTGGTGCTACCTGGACACAGGTAGCCGCTGACATCCCTGTTGCCGCCGGCAATATCCGCTGGCAGGTACCAGATGTTTTCAGCAAAGGACTGTTACGCATCACCACTGCTGATACTATCTGGACAAGCCCCTATTTCACTATCTCACCACCTGTCACTGTGAATGTAGGGTTCAATTGTCCGGATACCCTGCTGGTATACTGGCCAGCAGTGAATAATGCAGCCGCTTATGATGTATTGGGCCTGTCAGGACAAACATTCTCCCATATTACCACTACGACAGATACGTTGCTGTTCCTTCCAAAAACACAACTGACCAGTGACTTCATCACTGTACGTCCTGTGCATAAAGACGGATGGGCTGTCGCGCTGAGTAATAGCTACAACTACGATCAACAGGGCATCTATTGTTTCTTCCGGCAGGTGCTCGCTGATGTTATGGAAGATAACAGTGTCGATATATCTGTGACACTAAGCACACTCCTGCGGGTCAGGAAAATTTACTGGGAAAGGATGCTGGGCAATGATTTCGTTACGATCTCGTCACAGGATGTAACGACAGATGAGCGCTATATCTTCAAAGATCATCCGGAGCAATCAGGACTGATCAGTTACAGGATAAAACTGGAGCTGACAGACGGACGCATTGTTTATTCTGATATACAAACAGTACAGCTGTTGTTCGACAGAGACTTCCATCTATTTCCGGTTCCGGCGGGACAGCAGATCATGCTGCTCAGCAGTAAGTTCGGCGATTACCGGGTTCGTATTACAGACATGGCTGGCCGCACATTACTGAAAGCCCCGCTGACCAGTGTGCGGCAAACATATTCCCTAAAAGGAATAGCGCCCGGCGTATACCTGTTTGTGATATACGAGGGCGCTAAGAAAATAGCTGTGAAACGCTTTATAAAAGCGGCTGAGTAG